The Clostridia bacterium genome contains the following window.
GGAGACGCCTTGACCAGCTATATGACTAACACCGATTTTCCGGTCGTTATCCGATACAAAATGCGCGAGCCCGCAAAAGCGGTCGTGTATTCCGTAACCTCGACGAACAATTACAACACCAACGCGCCGATGGACTGGACGGTTGAGGGATCGTTCGACGGGGAGAACTGGACCGTTATGCATACCTTCGAAGGTCAGACGTTTACAAAGCGTTCGCAGACTAAAAAGTTTTCGGTTGAGAACGACGAGTACTACGGCTACTACCGCATGGTCATTACGAAAAAGGCCGGCGGCGAGACCTCGGGCACGGTGCAGTTCTCCGACTTTACGCTGCGCGAAAACGCCGGCGCGAATAATCTTTCGACCGGCGCGCTGCTCGCGGAAGTTGTGGAAGGCGGGCCCGCGGGATCCTTTATCGGCGTCAATAACGAGCCGTGGAACGGCGCTCACTGTATGCGCGTTACCGGCACCCATTACGGCACCGGCAGGGGCTATTCAAACGCTTATATCTTCGATCACCTTATGATCCCCGTGACCGCAAACACGTATTTCAGCTATAATGTCTTCCCCGATTTTGAGGATATTCCCGACGCGAAGCCGGAGGATAACTACGACTACGAATACACGAGCCATTACGTCGCACTCGATATACGCTTCACTGACGGAACCTATCTCAGCGACCTCGGAGCCGTCGATCAGAACCGTCACGGCATTTCCGCGCGCGCTCAGGGCGAGACGAAGGCGCTTTATACGCGCAACTGGAATATGATCGAGACCCGCGTCGGCGATTGGGCGGCGGGTAAGACGATAGACAAGATAGTCGTCGTTTACGACAAACCGTCCAACGAAGGCGAAAAGAGCCCAATAGCGTATTTCGACGATATAAAGATATGCGACCGCGCTCCTCTGAAGTGCGACAGCCTCGTCGACTACACCGATCCGCGCCGCGGGAGCAACGACGGCGCCGCCCAGACGAACCGCGGTCTGACCTATCCTGCGGTATGCGTTCCGCACGCGTTCAATCTGTGGACTCCATCGACGAACGACGGCCACAGACAGCTTTACAGATACCACCCGTCAAATCAGATCCAGCATTTCATGATAACGCATCAGGCGAGTTTCCATTTGTTTGACTACGCCGCGTTTATGTTTATGCCGAATACCGGTGTGAACGATCCGTCGAAGGGCGGGATCAACTGCGCTTCGAGAAAATGCGATTTTGACCGCAATGACGAGATCTGCCACGCGAATTACTACTCGGTGGTACTTGCCGAAGGCAGCCCCGCGAGCGGAGTCCGCGTCGAGATCGCGCCGACGGATCACGCGGGCATAGTGCGCTTTACCTATCCCGAAAACGCCGCGAACGTAAACGTCATTCTTGATTCCGTATGCTCGTATACTGGCCTGCTGAATATGAAGGCCGAATGGTCGCTGACGTTTTCGGAAGACGGAAAGAGCTTCAGCGCTTATATTGATTACGGTTCTCCGATACAGGATACGTATTATCCGAGAATGTATCTCTACGGATGTTTCGATCAGCTCCCGGATGACAGTGTCGTTACTGATATGGCGGGGCGCGATATCGGAGTCGCCGTGTTTGAGAAGGGAACGACCGAAGTCGTCATGCGCCTTGCGACGTCGTATATCAGCGTCGCGCAGGCGGAGAAGAACCTGCGCCTCGAAATCGCCGATGCCGATACGCTCGAGGACGTGAAAGACCGCGGCGCGGCGCTTTGGAACGAGCTGCTCGGCGTTATTGAAGCCGAGGGTATGAACGAGGAAGAAACCGTCGCTCTATATTCCAATCTGTACCGCCTTAACGTGTTCCCGACGAACATGAGCGAGAACACGGGTACCGCCGACGATCCGCATATCGCGCACGTAGACCTTTATCACAGCACCGCCGATACCCCGGTTGTTAAAGACGGCGAGCTTTACACAACAAACGGCTTCTGGGATACCTACCGCACTGCGTGGGCGGCTTACGCGCTGCTGACGCCGGAGCTCGACGGAGACCTGCTCGACGGCCTCGTCGCGCACTATTACGACGCCGGATGGGTAGGCCGCTGGCTCAACCCCGGCGCTGTTAACGCGATGGCGGGAACGAGCTCGGACGTCATCTTCGGCGACGCCGCGGCGAAGGGTATCGAGTTCGACAGGGAAGGCGCGTTCCTTTCAGCCGTACGCAATGCTTCGACGCCGTCTTCCGGCAACTTCGGGCGCCCGAACGTGTCGCTGAATCCGTTTGCCGGCGTGGATAACTACGGCAACCTCTGCTGGCATCTCGAAAGCGCGGTAAACGACTACGGCATCGCTCAGCTCGCCAAGTCGCTCGGGCTCGACGCTGAATACGAATACTACCTCGACCGCGCCAAAGACTATAAAAACGACTTTTGCGAAGATCTCGATTTCTTCGTCAAGTACCGCTACGGTGCGTTTTCGTATAACACGGATACCTACAATCCCTACGACTGGTCGCAGGGATATATCGAAACCAACGGCTGGGGCACGGCCTTCTCCGTCACGCAGGACGGCAACGGACTTGCCCGGCTTTACGGCGGCAAGGACGGGCTTGCGTCTAAGCTTGAAGAGTTGCTGAACGCCTCCAACAGGTGGGAGCCCGGCTCTCTCGACTGGCAGCACGAGATGTACGAAGCCCGCGAGGTGCGTATGGGGCAGTATCAGCACAGCAACCAGCCGTCTCACCACATACTCTATATGTTCAACTACGCCGACCGGCCGTACAGAACGCAGGCGCTTACGCGCGAAGCGCTCGGCCGCCTTTTCGTCGGCAACCGCTTCGGTCAGGGCTATATAGGCGACGAGGACAACGGCGAAATGTCCGCGTGGTATATCCTATCCGCGCTCGGCTTCTATCCGCTGAATATGGGCTCCGGCGAGTACGCGATAACCTCGCCGCTGTATAAAAAATACACGCTGCATCTGCCTACCGGCGACCTCGTCGTCACCGCGGAAAACAACAGCGCCGAGAACGTATACGTTCAGTCGATGAAGATCGACGGCGTTCCGTATTACGACTGTTTCATCACCCATGAGGAGCTGCTGAAAGCGAAGGAAATAACCTTCGTTATGGGAAGCGAGCCGTCTGAATGGGGAGTCGGCAGCGATTTCGCTTCCGCAACGGGCAGACGCGAAAAACTGAACACCGCCGAGGATTACTCCAAAGAAGCGACCAAGAGCTATACGTCCGTCACTTCCGGAGCGAATCTCTTCGTCGATAATTCGTCGAGCGTCGCGACCGTAAGCGGCAGCGGCGTTGTGAACTTTACGTTCGCGGAGCCGAAGAAAGTAGAGATGATAACGGTCGCTTCCGGCAGGACGCAGAATATGGCCGTCGATATTAAGCTTTACGGCTCCGAAACCAGCTCGGATGGCAGCTACGTCGAGCTTATCAACGAGCACGGTGTGAATTATCAGTGGACGCAGTACGTTCGCCCGTTCAAGGTCGCAGAACCCGCGGAATATAAGTATTACCGCCTTGAACTGTCCGGAAACGGCTCGTTCCAGATCGGCGAGGTCGAACTGCTCGGCGGTTTCCGCGAGTATGATGAAATAATCGAAGGCGATATCGACGCTGACGGCGAAGTGACCGTAGCCGACGCGTTGGCGGCGCTTCGTATCGCAATCAGACTCGCGCCGGAGCGCGACGCCGCGGATGTTGCGGATATGGACTCCGACGGCGCGATCACCGTCAGCGACGCGCTGCGCATTCTCAAAAAGGCGGCGAAGATTATATGAACGACTGGCAGGCAAGAACGCGCGCGCTGCTCGGCGGCGCCGCGGTCGAGAAACTGAATAACGCTTCCGTCGCCGTTTTCGGTATCGGCGGCGTCGGTTCGTACGCCGCGGAAGCGCTCGTGCGCGCCGGGGTCGGCAGACTGACCTTTATCGACGGCGATACCGTCGCGGAAACGAACCTAAACCGCCAGCTCGTAGCCGACCGCGAGACGATCGGCAGAAGCAAGGCCGAAGTTATGAAGGAGCGCGCCGAACGCATTTCCGGCGTCGTGAAAGCGGAGGCGGTGACCGCGTTTTACTCCGCCGAAAACGCCGACGGCTTTGAGCTGAATAAATACGATTTCATCCTCGACTGCATCGACACCGTATCGTCGAAAATCGAGCTGATATGCCGTGCGAACGCCGCGGGTGTTCCGATAATCAGCTGCATGGGCGCCGGAAACAAGCTCGATCCGACGCGCTTCGAGGTCGCGGATATCTACAAGACGTCTGTTTGTCCGCTCGCCCGCGTGATGCGTTACGAGCTGAAAAAGCGCGGGATAAAATCGCTGCCCGTCGTCTATTCGAAGGAGGAGCCGAGCGCGCCGCCCCCCGACGCCGAAAAGCGCGAAAGCGGCAGACCCGCTCCCGCGAGCGTTTCGTTCGTGCCGTCCGTCGCCGGACTGATAATGGCGGGCGAGGTCGTCAAGAGAATAACCGGCAAATAAGTATTTTGATAAAGTACAAGCCCTCCCAAAGTGGGAGGGCTTGTACTTTATATAGGGGTTAAGCGGTGAAAGAACGGGATCCGGAATCGATTTCATAACTCCCGCCGCCGAAGACGACGGTTCCGGATACGTTCGGCGGCAGCGTTACGTTGAGCGTTACCGCGCCGTTTTCTTTTTTCCACGACGCAGAAATATCGCCGTAAAGCGTTTCTATCGTCGCGGAGGCAAACTCCATATCGTCGGGAATATACGGCTCGATGCGGACGCGTTTGTACCCGGGCAACTCGGGAGAAATACCTGCGAGGCGCTTATACGCCCACAGCGCGGGCGCGCTGCCGAGGAAGGCGTGGTTCTGCGAACCGCCGCCGTTGAAATGCTCGGGGAAGGTCGTCGCGCCGCAGCTTTCGATGAGATAAAGCCAGCCGCCTTGATTGCGGTTTTTTATCTGCCGGTATGCGGCGTCGCTTCTGCCGTTTTCGGAAAGGGCCTCGAGTATGCACGCTGTTCCCATGAATCCGCAGGTGGAGGTCCGGTTTCTCTCTGCGTCGCTTACGAGGCTTTCGGCGACCGCGGAGCGCAATTCGTCCGGGCAGACGCCGAAACAGAGCGCGTGGGCGTTTGCGCTTTGGCTGCCGTTATCGTAATACGCTTCAGCGCCGCTGGCGACAAGATAACGCATATTGATCGAGGTTCGTATCCTTTGCGCGAGCGCGGAGAAGTATTCCGCGTCGGCGCGCTCGCCGACGGCTTCGGCGAGCTCCGCGAGCAGGTCGGCGCATCTGAAAAAGTAAACGGAAGAAAGGAAGCGCGGACTTGCCGGTTCCGCGGCGATCCAGTCTTTATAGCTCATATAGCTTTCGGCGATTTCATAGTTCTCGTCGCATATCTCTTCGAGCAGAGACACCCACGCCTTCATCATCGGCATGGAACGCCTTACGAGCCGTGCGTCGCCGTACTGCCGGTAGAGAGTATAGGGGATGAACACCGCCGCCGCGGGCCAGTTGACGTCGATACAGTCGTCCGTCGACAGCGGAAGCTCGACGGGTATCCACCCGTTTCCGCGCTGGCAGTCGCGCATGCTTTCGAGCCATTGCGAGTAGAAGACGTGAGCGTCAAAGCTCACGCATTCCGATTCGCAAACGGCGTAAGCGTCGGCGGTCCAGCCGCGGCGTTCGCGTTCGGGACAGTCTGTCGGTATGTTGACGAGGTTGGAAAGGAAGCTTTTCCGCGCCGTTTCGCATATCGCGTTGATCGCGCCGTCGGAGCATTCGAAGCGCGAATCGCCGAGCAGGTCGCTGTGTATCGGGCGCGCGGTTACGGAAACGATTTCCGCGTCGCCGCAAACGCAGACGCAGCGGAAGCCGGTGTACATAAAGCATGGGGCGTATTCCTCGACGCCGTCCGTCGCGAAGGTGTATTTGTTATATGCGCCGCGCCAGTCGGGAAAGACGGGAGCGCCGTCTTCGCCGAGCTTTTCCGCGAAGCGGAGCGTGACGGTTTCGCCCGGCTTGCCTTTCATGCGGACGCTGACAAAACCGGCGAGGTTGGTTCCGAAGTCGACAAGCTTTACGCCGCCGCGCTCCGTTATCGCTGCGGGCGATAACTCTTCGCCGCTTTTGACCGCGCAAAGCTGCGGGCGAAGAAAGAGCGGAGCGAGGTCGATTATCGGGTTCGTCTCGCCCGCGGGCTCCCAGTCGGAATCGTCGAATCCGGCTTCGGCCCAGCCGCGGAACGCCTCGCGCGCGTCGAACTCCTCGAATTTGCCGTGCTGCATGCTCTCGTCGTATCCGAGTCTGTAACCGTCTCCGGTCTTTGATTTCCACTCTGACCGGCGGCAGTCGACGAAGACTTCCGAGCCGTCGTTATACTTGATTTTGATAATTATCGACGCCGTCCGCGCGAGCATAAGGCCGACTGCGTTCGTGCCTTCTTTCAGCAACGGCTTTACGTCGCGGCATACGTACTGCGCGGTAAAGTATTCGCTCGCGCCGGGGAAGAGCGGCAGGTCGCCGATGCGTTCGCCGTTGATAAACGGCACGCAGGAATTGCCCTTGTCGCCGAACGCGCCTATAAAGGCGTAAGCGTAGCGTATATCAGACACGTTGCCGAGCTTAAACTCGCGCCTGAAAAAGTGAACGGAGCCGTAATGCCATATTCTCAGCCAGTCGCCGCGCCATTGGTGGGACTTGAAGAAGCCTGTGACAAAGCTTGATGAAACGGAGGGCGACTGCGCGTCGTTTTCGTCCCACACAGTCACGGTGAAGGAGTATTCGCTCATCGGGCGAAGCGGCCGCTCGGGCCTGATTCCGATACCGAACTGCGCGTCGGAAGCGATCTTGCCGGAATCCCAGACCGCCCCGCCGTCCTCGTCGAATACTTCGACGCGGTATGCGGTCTGGCGCGCTCCTTCGCCGCCCGAAAGCTTCCAGCCGACGACCGGATTCGGATTTCCGACGCCGAGAGCTTCTTTTGTGTATTCACATGTCGTTGATAAGATCATCAGCGGCATTTCGCACCTCGCGTTTATGACAATCGGAGACCTTGCGGTCCCCGATTCCGTTTATTTCTTTTCTTTTTTGATATACATCGAGCCGACTATTGAGTTGACGAGCCCGGTCGGCAGGAGCTTGTTGAGCGCCGCGAAGAGCTTGTATTTTCCGCCCGCGACGGTCAGGGGCTTCGGTCTGCGCTTCTCGGCGAGTTTAACGATGATTTTCGCGACTTTTTCCGGCGGCATGCCGTTTATCTCGTCCTTCTCCATAACCGCCACGGACGCCTTTACCGTGTCTGAATAGAGCGACTTCTCGCCGTCGTCCTTTATCCTCGCGGCCGTGAAGCCGGTGCGGACGTCGCCGGGCATGACCGCGCTGACGCGGACGCCGAAGGGCTTGAGCTCGCTTCTCATCGCGAGAGTGAGCGAGTTAATCGCGGATTTGGATGCGGAGTAGAACGCCTGATAGGGAATTGAGAATATCGCCGCCGCGGAGCTGACGTTGACAATCGCGCCTTTAGATTCGCGCAGCAGGGGAGCGGCGTGCTTCGCGCAGATGAACTGCCCGAAGAAGTTGACGTCAAACTGCCGCTTCGCCGCGGCGGTGTCGGTCAGCTCGGTCGCTCCGGAAATGCCGAATCCGGCGTTGTTGACGAGAACGTCGAGCCGCCCGGCTTCGCTCTTTATGCGTTCGAACGCGGCGATGACGGTGCTTTCGTCGGAAACGTCGGTTTTGATATGCGCTATCCTCTCGTCTTCAGGCGCGGTGCGGCTCAGGCAATAGACCTTGTAACCGCGGCCGGCGAACATCTTGGCGGCGGAAAGTCCGATACCGCCGGAAGCGCCGGTTATTGCAACGACCTTTACGTCAGGCATTCTCTTCAACCACTCTCTTGATGATATCGAGGGCTTCGTCGATTATCTCCTCGTTGTGCGTCGCCATCAGACTCGTGCGAAGCAGGCACTCCGTAGGAGTCGTCGCCGGCGGCAGAACAGGGTTGACGTAAACGCCTTCGTCAAAAAGGATCTTGCCGATGGTAAGCGTGCGTACCTGTTCGTAGGTATAGAAGGGGACGATCGGGACGCGCTTGTTGTCGGCGTCGCGGATAGCGAGTCCGCGCTTCTTCATTCCGTCGCGCAGGTATTCTGCGAGATCGCCCAGGCGCTCGACGCGTTCGGGCTCGCGCTTCATTATCTCAAGCGCCTTTATAGCGGTAGCGCAGGAGGCGGGCGGGATGGAAGCGCTGAAAATGAACGGACGGGAGCTGTGTCTGACGAATTCGCAGACCTCGCTGCTCGCGGCCATATAGCCGCCGAGACTCGCCAGCGATTTGCTGAACGTGCCCATTATGATATCCACCTTGTCGGTGAGTCCGAAATAGCTCGCCGTGCCGCGTCCGCCTTCGCCGACGACTCCGAGTCCGTGGGCGTCGTCGACCATGACGCGCGCCTTATACTTCCCGGCGAGCGCGACTATCTCGGGAAGCTTGCACATATCGCCGCTCATGCTGAAAACGCCGTCGGTGACGATGAGCTTTCCGGCTTCGAGCGGTACCTCGCTCAGTTTCTTCTCGAGGCTTGCCATATCGTTGTGCTTGTAGCGGATCGTTTCGGCGTAGCTGAGCTTGCAGGCGTCGTAAATGCTGGCGTGATTCTCGCGGTCGTTGAATATGTAGTCGCCTTTGCCTGCGATAGCGGAAATAATGCCGAGGTTTGACTGGAAGCCGGTGGAGAAGGTCACACACTCTTCCTTGCCGACGAATTCTGCGAGTTCGCGCTCAAGCTGATTGTGCAGGTCGAGCGTGCCGTTGAGGAAGCGAGAGCCGGAGCAGCCGGAACCGTACTTCTCGAGCGCTTTTACGCCGGCTTCTATGACTTCGGGATGCACCGTGAGACCAAGGTAGTTGTTGGAGCCGAGCATTATGCGCCGTTTGCCCTCCATCATGACCTCGATATCCTGCTTTGATTCAAGTTCGTGGAAATAGGGATAAATACCCATTGCCTTTATGTCTTTAACGAGATGGAAATCTCTGCACTTTTTGAATAGCGGCATAATATTACCTCCATGTATTTATACGCTGATTATACACTTTCGGCAGAATTATGTCAATATAAATCTCATACGATCATCCGTTACGATGCCGGCCGTATTATTCCGAGATAATATCACAGACTAATTGATAATACCGAACTGTTTGTGAACGGAGAGCTGTATGAAAAACGAATGTGATAAAAACGGGCTGCTTCTCGCCGGAAAGAAGGCCGATATCAGCTCCGTCGGATGGCGGGCCTCTGCAATACGCAAACTGAGACGCCTGACGGCGCTAAACTTGAAAACAATCGGCGCGGCTTACAGAAAAGCCACCCTCGGATCGCTTCCCGCGACAAAAGCGTCCGCGGCGCGGGAATGGCTTTGCGATAACTATTATTTGATCGACAGCGAGGCTAAATCCGCTGTTGCGGGAATGAACAGGAAAGAAAAACTGCCGGCGGCAATCGACGGTTTTCCCGTTGTGTATCATTTGGCTCGATCTCTGATATCCGAGGCGGGGAAGGCGGGGCGTGATGAAGCGGAGGCTTTTCTGACGGGCGTGCAGGAACACTATACGCTGTCAAACGAAGAACTCTGTTTTTTTCGCGATATGCTTATCGCGGCAATCGTTGAAGCTATCGCCGCAGAGTGCTCGAGAATCGTTACGGCGGACGGCGGAAGCGGAGAGAGTATGTCGGACTGGATCGGTACGCTGCGGAATCTGTCCGGAGCGGATATGACCGAATGCGTGGAAAGACTGAGCGTTACCGAATCGCTCCTGATGCGCGATCCCGCCGGAGTTTATCCTGACATGAGCGATGCTACGAAGGAGTATTACCGCGCATGCGTTGCGCGCGGAGCAAGACGCGAAGGAGTCAGCGAAGCTCAGTTCGCTGAGAACTCTCTGAAAAAAGCCGAAGAAGCTTCGCGCGGTAATGCAGAAAAGCACGTTGGATATTACATTGTTCCGAATGAGAGTAGGACCGCGCCGAAGGTTTTTACTGCTCTTTACTTTGCCGCTCCGTTTCTTATAGCGTCGGCGCTCGCTGTTATTACCAAAAACGCGCTTGTTGCGCTGATCCTGCCGATACCGTTGTGGGGACTGTGGTACGCGGTGCAGGAAAATGTTGCGTCAATCGTTGTGAGGCGCAGGTTTGTATGCTCGCTCGATCCTGTAAAAGTATCCTGTTCGGGTACCACTGTTGCTGTGTCATGTCTTATAACGTCGGTCGATCAAATTAAAAAGCTCGCCAAGAATCTGCTGCGCGTCAGGCTGTCGGGCGGAGTTGAGCGTTGCGGGCTCATCGCAGATTTGAAGGAAAGCGACAGCGCGTCGCGGCCTGAGGATACACACTTGCTTTCCGTTATCGAAAAGGAGATACGCAAACTGAACGACGAGTTCGGCGGCGGCTTTTTCTCTGTTGTGCGCAGACGTGTTTTTTCCGATACCGAGGGGAAGTATATCGGCCGCGAGCGAAAGCGCGGAGCGATTACAGAATTCATACGCTATATAAACACCGGAGTCAATAATTTTTTATCGATGACGGGAGACTTTAAGGGCGTGGTCGGATGCGATTATTTGTTGGCGCTTGACGCCGATACTTCCTTATCGATAAACGCGGCGGCGGAACTCACCGCCGTGCTCGAGCATCCGCTGAATAAAGCCGTGGTGGTTGACAATCGTGTTGTATATGGGTTTGGAATCGCGGTGCCGCGGTTGACTACCGATATAGAATCATCGTCGAGAAGCACTTTTTCGCGTATTTTTGCAGGCGCCGGCGGTCTCCACAACTACGGCGGCGCCGGTGCCGATTTATACAGGGACGTTTTCGGAGACGGTCTCTTTACCGGGAAAGGTTTGATAGACGTTAAGGTCTTTTCTGCCGCTGCAGACGGTGCGTTTCCGAAGAACAGGGTGTTGAGTCACGACGTCGTTGAAGGCGGTGTTATGCGTACGTGTACCGTCTCTGAAACCGAACTGTCGGACGGGTTTCCTACAACGGTGAAATCGTGGCTTATTCGTCAATCGCGCTGGATAAGAGGCGATTATCAGAACGCATTATTCCTTCTGAGACGACGGAAAAATGACGCGGGCGAGCGGGTCAGAAATGAATTCGCCTTGTCTGACAGATTCAAGTTATTTGATAATATCAGGCGAGCGTTCACACCGATCTTTTCGATGGCTTCGATTATCGTTTGCGCTTTGACGCACTTTCCATATAGGCTACCGGTTCTGTTTCTGTCGTTTGCCTCCGTTTCCGCGGGCGACGTTATCGCAACGGTCAGAGGGGTATTCAAACCGCGAATTGCTTTCCGCAGGTATATTACAAAAGGCGTCACTGCTTTTCTCGGCGGTTGCGGTAGGATACTGATCAACGTCATGATGCTTCCGCAGCTTGCTGCGTCGTCTTTTACGGAATTGGCGAAATCCGTCTGGCGTTCTCTGTTTTCTCACAAAAGACTGCTTGAGTGGGTTACTTCGGCTGAAGCGGAAAGCGCAAAAAGAAACGGTATAATAGATTATTATCTTTTCTTTCGTTTTACCGCCGTGGCGGGCGTCGCGTCTATGCTTGCGGGAAGTCTCGTTCTTGCGGTTTCGGGAGCGCTCTGGCTGATCGCCCCGGCTGTCTTCTGCGATTTGTCGCGGCCGGCGAGGAAGAAAGACGTTGTCATCGATCAGGAAGACGAGGAACTATTATACTCATTTGCGGCTTCGATGTGGCGTTTCTTTGACAGATACGTTTCGTCCGAAACAAACTTTCTTCCTCCAGATAACGTACAGTATTCGCCCTACAGAGTCGCCATGCGGACGTCGCCGACTAATATCGGGCTTTATTTGTTGTGCGTTCTCGCGGCGAGGGATCTCGGTTTTATCGACAGTCCGGAACTGTTTGAACGCGTATCGTCAACGCTTAACAGCCTCTGTAAAATGAAAAAATGGAACGGCAATCTGTATAACTGGTATGACGTAACTACGCTTCAACCGTTGAATCCCGAGTATGTTTCTACAGTCGACAGCGGTAATCTTTTGTGTTGCCTGACCGCCTTAAAGGAGGGTGTGAAAGACTATTATTGGGAATGCGCGGAGCTGCGCGACGTTTGCCGTATTTGCGAAAGCATTACCGCGGAGACTGATATTTCCGCCCTTTATAACAAGCGCCGGCGCTTGTTCTATATAGGCTATGACGCCGTGAATGATACGTTCAGCAACAATATGTACGACATATTGATGAGCGAGGCGCGAATGACAAGCTATTACGCGATAGCGAAAAAAGTTGCCGATAAGCGGCATTGGGGGACGCTCGGGAGACTGTTTGCCGGTACGAACGGATATGCGGGACCTCTGTCATGGACCGGCACGATGTTTGAGTATTATATGCCGCATCTTCTGCTGCCGGTTATTTCCGATTCGCTCACGGACGAAGCGCTTCACTATGCGCTGTATTGTCAAAAGAAGCGGACTTCGGCGCTCAAACTCCCGTGGGGCGTTTCGGAAAGCGGCTTTTTCTCGTTTGATCTGGGACAGAATTATCAGTATAAGGCTTTCGGCGTTCAAAAGCTCGGCCTTAAACGCGGGTTGGATAAAGAGCTTGTTATTTCCCCGTATTCCACGTTTTTGACGCTCCCGTTTGCTCCCGCTGAATCGATATCAAATCTGAAACGCCTCATAAGTATGGGAATGAACGGCGAGTTCGGACTCTATGAGGCTATTGATTTTACGCGTGCGCGGACGGGCGGGGGATCCGCTGTTATAAAAAGCTATATGGCTCATCATACGGGTATGTCGCTCGTGTCGGTCGTAAATTGCCTGCTTGGGGGAATAATGCAGAAGCGATTTATGAGGGATGCCGATATGCGCACCGCCCAAAAGCTGCTCGAAGAAGCGGTATATGACGGAGTGTCGCTTTACAAAGCCGCGGACGCCGATACGAGGATAAAGGTGAAGAGACGCCCGGATGAAGGGCTCGTATATAAAAAGAGCGATTACTTCCGTCCGCATGTTCTGCCTCTGTCAAACGGGGAATTCACTACTGTTGTTACCGACGGCGGCAGCGGTTTTTCGACCTGGAACGGCATAGACGTAAACTCCCGTAAAAGGGATTTGTTTTCGACTCCGGCCGGATTGTACGTCCTATTGAAAGAAAGCGGTAAACCGCCGTTTTCTATTACTTCCGATCCGCTGCGCGACGG
Protein-coding sequences here:
- a CDS encoding DUF3131 domain-containing protein, which gives rise to MKNECDKNGLLLAGKKADISSVGWRASAIRKLRRLTALNLKTIGAAYRKATLGSLPATKASAAREWLCDNYYLIDSEAKSAVAGMNRKEKLPAAIDGFPVVYHLARSLISEAGKAGRDEAEAFLTGVQEHYTLSNEELCFFRDMLIAAIVEAIAAECSRIVTADGGSGESMSDWIGTLRNLSGADMTECVERLSVTESLLMRDPAGVYPDMSDATKEYYRACVARGARREGVSEAQFAENSLKKAEEASRGNAEKHVGYYIVPNESRTAPKVFTALYFAAPFLIASALAVITKNALVALILPIPLWGLWYAVQENVASIVVRRRFVCSLDPVKVSCSGTTVAVSCLITSVDQIKKLAKNLLRVRLSGGVERCGLIADLKESDSASRPEDTHLLSVIEKEIRKLNDEFGGGFFSVVRRRVFSDTEGKYIGRERKRGAITEFIRYINTGVNNFLSMTGDFKGVVGCDYLLALDADTSLSINAAAELTAVLEHPLNKAVVVDNRVVYGFGIAVPRLTTDIESSSRSTFSRIFAGAGGLHNYGGAGADLYRDVFGDGLFTGKGLIDVKVFSAAADGAFPKNRVLSHDVVEGGVMRTCTVSETELSDGFPTTVKSWLIRQSRWIRGDYQNALFLLRRRKNDAGERVRNEFALSDRFKLFDNIRRAFTPIFSMASIIVCALTHFPYRLPVLFLSFASVSAGDVIATVRGVFKPRIAFRRYITKGVTAFLGGCGRILINVMMLPQLAASSFTELAKSVWRSLFSHKRLLEWVTSAEAESAKRNGIIDYYLFFRFTAVAGVASMLAGSLVLAVSGALWLIAPAVFCDLSRPARKKDVVIDQEDEELLYSFAASMWRFFDRYVSSETNFLPPDNVQYSPYRVAMRTSPTNIGLYLLCVLAARDLGFIDSPELFERVSSTLNSLCKMKKWNGNLYNWYDVTTLQPLNPEYVSTVDSGNLLCCLTALKEGVKDYYWECAELRDVCRICESITAETDISALYNKRRRLFYIGYDAVNDTFSNNMYDILMSEARMTSYYAIAKKVADKRHWGTLGRLFAGTNGYAGPLSWTGTMFEYYMPHLLLPVISDSLTDEALHYALYCQKKRTSALKLPWGVSESGFFSFDLGQNYQYKAFGVQKLGLKRGLDKELVISPYSTFLTLPFAPAESISNLKRLISMGMNGEFGLYEAIDFTRARTGGGSAVIKSYMAHHTGMSLVSVVNCLLGGIMQKRFMRDADMRTAQKLLEEAVYDGVSLYKAADADTRIKVKRRPDEGLVYKKSDYFRPHVLPLSNGEFTTVVTDGGSGFSTWNGIDVNSRKRDLFSTPAGLYVLLKESGKPPFSITSDPLRDGGSRLTEFSSTSAVFSAVFDGMEAAMQVTVHGRIPAEIRIIKIGNTERRKKEAELLIYTEPVLSGWRDHSAHPAFSDLFIMCEYRADERCLLMWRRGDVDEDACVAYGFADANIGFDFETDRSVVLKKGEGVFSLPNAFDVGFSCATGTPVIPCAAIKAKVSLRGRGSATLVFVQCVGRNREEAISRLRIIRRQGLQNMMKSSWEAGMSVSGNWGSDETRLLGAVIPCVLFDTPKSPATAKAARANTLGRKALWTMGISGDNPIVSCVLSGAGDISRAVKHINAHSVAGIKGIIYDLCIIYREGGAYEGEIRSLLEESALSERKGVFLIDEEKAGAERVGLLKAASVYCEVCGETDSCDAPPGTPFRAASGKEAEYSGEAESFVPGGAFESDAFAAYPQKSSSPLPWCFPLVNASFGTLVSDSSLGFSYFMNSRLNQMTSWSNDYMTDNTGERLIIESGGGYRDIIRGSVARFGRGFAEFFSTNGVIESRTEVCVHKKLPVKIIKVTLYNRSEKPVKARLAYYAEPFCEGAQSLVKVYESGDLLFAENPYNDDWLGMTACVSCSSENVRFQTGKESFWSGNWDKTGGMCERPCAAVISSVDLKAGESTEVFFYFSAGKSRRAAAYPHILFSERPAETEKRSECGKTAITIKTPSEDLDRLINFYLPYQTKASRVYGRTGFSQNSGAYGFRDQLQDVCALLYSDPKLAERHIYKAASAQFEEGDVLHWWHKLPKDTGGFKGVRTRCSDDLFWLPYAVAVYVETTGNIEILSKNVNFITGDNLRYAESERYISPKVGGVGTIYEHCKRALEHGYKIGRHGLLLFGSGDWNDGMNKVGVKGAGESVWLTMFACAVMDKFANVAEAAGDKAFADILRERNAFLKSALENCWERDRYIRGYHDSGEKLGSADCSECRIDSLPQSFSVFACLDKDRSIKAVMTAMRMLISKDDKIVRLFDPPFCNTSIDVGYIKRYPAGIRENGGQYTHAAVWLAIAAFRLGMCDDGAEILEMISPITHSFEPAYKTEPYFLAADIYTAHMQSGRGGWTMYTGAAAWYYRAVIEEMLGLKKRGRRLYIDPRVPSGWQGFEVACELDGTELKITARRTGKKRVFSNGTEVDYVALDGGEKTVIAEY